One Synechococcus sp. CC9605 genomic window carries:
- the sufC gene encoding Fe-S cluster assembly ATPase SufC produces MIRPDAELLLDIQDLHASVEDKPILKGVNLQVRAGEVHAVMGRNGSGKSTLSKVLAGHPAYRVTGGTVRYRGQGLFELEPEERARLGVFLGFQYPVEIPGVSNLEFLRVSTNARREKQGEEELDTFAFEDHVNDKLKVVQMDPAFLERSVNEGFSGGEKKRNEILQMALLEPVVAILDETDSGLDIDALRIVAGGVNQLATKDNATLLITHYQRLLDEITPDYVHVMAAGRILRTGGRELALELEQTGYDWVDQELAAQGAA; encoded by the coding sequence GTGATTCGCCCTGACGCTGAGCTGCTGCTCGATATCCAAGACCTGCATGCCTCCGTTGAGGACAAGCCCATCCTCAAGGGGGTGAATCTACAGGTGAGGGCTGGTGAGGTCCATGCCGTGATGGGTCGCAACGGCAGTGGCAAGAGCACGCTTTCCAAGGTTTTGGCCGGGCATCCGGCCTACCGGGTCACGGGCGGCACAGTTCGTTATCGCGGCCAGGGTCTGTTTGAGCTGGAACCTGAAGAGCGGGCCCGTCTGGGGGTGTTCCTCGGATTTCAGTACCCCGTTGAAATCCCTGGCGTCAGCAACCTGGAATTCCTGCGGGTGTCTACTAATGCCCGGCGGGAAAAACAGGGGGAAGAGGAGCTCGACACCTTTGCCTTCGAGGATCACGTGAACGACAAGCTCAAGGTGGTGCAGATGGATCCTGCCTTCCTTGAGCGCAGCGTCAATGAAGGCTTCTCCGGGGGCGAGAAAAAGCGCAACGAGATTCTCCAGATGGCGCTGCTGGAGCCCGTGGTGGCGATCCTGGATGAAACCGACTCCGGCCTGGATATCGATGCCCTGCGCATCGTGGCCGGTGGTGTGAACCAGCTGGCGACGAAAGACAACGCCACGCTGCTGATCACCCACTACCAGCGTCTTCTCGATGAGATCACCCCGGACTATGTGCATGTGATGGCGGCAGGCCGGATCCTGCGCACTGGCGGACGGGAGCTGGCCCTTGAGCTGGAGCAGACTGGATATGACTGGGTCGATCAGGAGCTGGCCGCTCAAGGAGCAGCTTGA
- a CDS encoding SufS family cysteine desulfurase codes for MTIAAEARSSADFVDLSSRYRADFPILKQRAPDGRPLIYLDHAATSQKPRQVLEALQHYYSCDNANVHRGAHQLSARATDAFEAARSTTAAFIDAASPREIVFTRNASEAINLVARTWGDANLKQGDEILLTVMEHHSNLVPWQLLAQRTGCVLRHVGITDSGELDLEDFRAQLNERTRLVSLVHISNSLGCCNPLDQVIPAAHAVGACVLVDACQSLAHKPIDVVALDADFLVGSSHKLCGPTGMGFLWARESLLEAMPPFLGGGEMIQDVFLDHSTWAVLPHKFEAGTPAIGEAVGMGAAIRYLQMVGLEAIQAWEAQLTRHLFARLQAIDGVRVLGPTPDQQPERGALATFLVDGVHANDIAALIDASGICIRSGHHCCQPLHRIYDVTASARASLSFTSTFEEIDRFSEELASTVAFLREHS; via the coding sequence ATGACGATCGCTGCTGAAGCACGATCCAGTGCTGATTTTGTGGATTTATCGTCTCGATATCGTGCCGATTTTCCGATTCTTAAGCAGCGTGCCCCCGACGGAAGGCCGCTGATTTATCTCGATCACGCTGCCACCAGCCAGAAGCCCCGTCAGGTGCTCGAGGCGCTGCAGCACTACTACAGCTGCGACAACGCCAACGTGCACCGCGGCGCTCACCAGCTCAGTGCCCGTGCCACCGATGCCTTCGAAGCGGCCCGCAGCACGACGGCGGCCTTCATTGATGCCGCCAGTCCCCGGGAGATTGTCTTCACCCGCAATGCAAGCGAAGCCATCAATCTGGTGGCGCGCACCTGGGGTGACGCGAACCTCAAGCAAGGGGATGAAATTCTGCTCACGGTGATGGAGCACCACAGCAACCTGGTGCCCTGGCAGCTGTTGGCCCAGCGCACCGGCTGCGTGCTGCGCCATGTGGGCATCACCGATTCCGGCGAGCTGGATCTCGAGGATTTTCGGGCCCAGCTCAATGAGCGCACTCGGCTCGTGAGCCTGGTGCACATCAGCAATTCCCTGGGTTGCTGCAATCCCCTCGATCAGGTCATCCCCGCGGCCCATGCCGTTGGCGCCTGCGTCCTCGTGGATGCCTGCCAGAGCCTGGCTCACAAGCCCATTGATGTGGTGGCCCTTGATGCCGACTTCCTGGTCGGCTCGTCCCACAAGCTCTGTGGTCCCACCGGCATGGGATTCCTCTGGGCGCGGGAGTCGCTGCTGGAGGCGATGCCTCCCTTCCTGGGCGGCGGCGAGATGATTCAGGACGTTTTCCTGGACCACAGCACTTGGGCGGTGTTGCCCCATAAGTTCGAAGCGGGCACCCCTGCCATTGGTGAGGCGGTGGGCATGGGGGCAGCGATTCGCTATCTGCAGATGGTGGGTCTGGAGGCGATTCAGGCCTGGGAGGCGCAGCTCACCAGGCATCTGTTCGCTCGGCTGCAGGCCATTGATGGTGTGCGGGTCTTGGGCCCTACGCCGGATCAACAGCCCGAGCGTGGTGCCCTCGCCACATTCCTGGTGGATGGCGTGCATGCCAACGACATCGCCGCTCTGATTGATGCCTCCGGGATCTGCATTCGCAGTGGTCACCACTGCTGTCAGCCCTTGCACCGCATCTATGACGTGACAGCTTCAGCGCGGGCCAGCCTGAGTTTCACCAGCACCTTTGAAGAGATCGACCGCTTCAGCGAAGAGCTCGCTTCCACGGTCGCTTTCTTGCGCGAGCACAGCTGA
- a CDS encoding SufD family Fe-S cluster assembly protein, translating to MASSVLAPVQERGRAALEQLGLPNRRQEPWRLTDLKRLAAVSELPVSASPPSTSLPASLDGVTRLMLNGFDDPLAGQVLPEGITALNAEELEQALGHTLDRCGCAQVWPVELNHAKAQQILALRVRGRVGPLELVLAAGAGLNATRVLLLLEEKAELELMQVLLAEGASAHSHVLEVHLGQEAQLRHGVLATADGVSSLMAHLAVEQEPRSSYALTSVVQGWNLGRVEPRVVQVDGQAETVLKGLAVTGAKQQLATHTAVRFDGPEGELDQLQKCLAGGQSHAIFNGAISVPRDAQRTNAAQLSRNLLLSGRARVDTKPELEIVADDVRCAHGATVSQLQDDELFYLQSRGIAAADATALLLRGACQEVIAQLPAAAQAWRPLERVMESLAP from the coding sequence ATGGCGAGCAGTGTGCTGGCACCGGTGCAAGAGCGCGGTCGAGCCGCGCTTGAACAGCTTGGTCTGCCCAACCGCCGCCAGGAGCCCTGGCGCCTCACCGACCTCAAGCGGCTTGCGGCCGTTTCGGAATTGCCGGTCAGTGCCTCGCCACCGTCCACGTCCCTGCCGGCCAGCCTGGACGGTGTGACCCGTCTGATGCTCAATGGTTTTGATGATCCCCTGGCCGGCCAGGTGCTTCCTGAGGGAATCACGGCGCTGAACGCCGAAGAACTCGAGCAGGCCCTCGGCCACACCCTGGATCGCTGCGGTTGTGCCCAGGTCTGGCCCGTGGAGTTAAACCATGCCAAAGCCCAGCAGATCCTGGCCCTAAGGGTGCGGGGACGGGTTGGCCCGTTGGAGCTGGTCCTGGCGGCGGGTGCCGGGTTGAACGCCACGCGGGTGCTGCTGCTGTTGGAGGAAAAGGCAGAGCTTGAGCTGATGCAGGTGCTGCTGGCAGAGGGGGCGTCGGCCCACAGTCATGTGCTGGAAGTTCATTTGGGGCAGGAGGCCCAACTCCGCCATGGCGTTCTGGCCACTGCAGATGGGGTGTCATCGCTGATGGCCCATTTGGCCGTTGAGCAGGAGCCCCGCAGCTCCTATGCCCTCACTTCGGTGGTTCAGGGCTGGAACCTGGGACGGGTGGAGCCCCGGGTGGTGCAGGTGGATGGCCAGGCAGAGACCGTGCTTAAAGGTCTGGCTGTCACTGGCGCCAAGCAGCAGCTGGCCACCCACACCGCCGTGCGCTTCGACGGGCCGGAGGGGGAGCTGGATCAATTGCAGAAATGCCTGGCCGGTGGGCAGTCCCACGCGATTTTTAACGGCGCCATCAGTGTTCCCCGCGATGCGCAGCGCACCAATGCCGCGCAGTTGAGCCGTAACCTGCTGCTGTCCGGCCGGGCCCGGGTGGACACCAAACCTGAGCTGGAGATCGTGGCAGACGATGTGCGCTGCGCCCATGGCGCCACCGTGTCGCAGCTTCAGGACGATGAGTTGTTCTATCTCCAGAGTCGGGGCATCGCTGCGGCGGATGCAACGGCGCTGCTGCTGCGCGGTGCCTGTCAGGAGGTGATTGCCCAGCTTCCTGCTGCTGCGCAGGCCTGGCGCCCCCTGGAGCGCGTGATGGAGAGTCTCGCCCCATGA
- the sufB gene encoding Fe-S cluster assembly protein SufB → MTSTSTRDLVSQPYKYGFVTEIETDKIAKGLSEEVVRLISAKKEEPDFLLQFRLKAFRHWLTLEEPDWAALGYPKIDYQDIIYYAAPKQQEKKASLDEVDPKLLETFDKLGIPLSEQKRLSNVAVDAVFDSVSIATTYKEKLAEHGVVFCSFSEAVKEHPELIERYLGTVVSSNDNYFAALNSAVFSDGSFVFIPKSVECPMELSTYFRINSGDTGQFERTLIVAEEGASVSYLEGCTAPMFDTNQLHAAVVELVALDDASIKYSTVQNWYAGDENGVGGIYNFVTKRGQCRGDRSRISWTQVETGSAITWKYPSCVLQGADSVGEFYSVALTNNCQQADTGTKMVHVGPRTRSTIVSKGISAGRSSNSYRGLVQMGPNAKGARNYSQCDSMLIGDQAAANTYPYIRSQQPQAAIEHEASTCRISEDQLFYLQSRGIGFEEAVSMMVSGFCRDVFNQLPMEFAAEADKLLALKLEGSVG, encoded by the coding sequence AGATTTCCTGCTGCAGTTCCGGCTCAAGGCGTTTCGCCACTGGCTCACCCTCGAAGAACCCGACTGGGCTGCTCTGGGTTATCCCAAGATCGATTACCAAGACATCATTTATTACGCGGCTCCCAAGCAGCAGGAGAAGAAGGCCAGCCTCGATGAAGTGGATCCGAAGCTGTTGGAAACCTTCGACAAGCTCGGCATCCCGCTGAGTGAGCAGAAGCGCCTCAGCAACGTGGCCGTGGATGCTGTATTCGACAGCGTTTCGATTGCCACCACCTACAAGGAGAAGTTGGCGGAACACGGGGTGGTGTTCTGCTCCTTCAGCGAAGCGGTCAAAGAGCATCCCGAGCTGATTGAGCGCTACCTCGGCACTGTTGTTTCCAGCAACGACAACTATTTCGCCGCCCTGAACTCAGCGGTGTTCAGTGACGGATCCTTCGTCTTCATTCCGAAGAGCGTCGAGTGCCCGATGGAGCTCTCCACCTACTTCCGGATCAATTCCGGCGACACCGGACAGTTCGAGCGCACCTTGATCGTGGCCGAAGAAGGTGCGTCCGTGAGTTACCTCGAGGGCTGCACGGCTCCGATGTTCGACACCAACCAGCTGCATGCGGCGGTGGTGGAACTTGTGGCTCTCGACGATGCCTCAATCAAGTATTCCACGGTTCAGAACTGGTACGCCGGTGATGAAAACGGCGTCGGCGGGATCTACAACTTCGTGACCAAACGAGGCCAGTGCCGCGGTGATCGCAGCCGCATCAGCTGGACCCAGGTGGAGACCGGTTCTGCCATCACCTGGAAGTACCCCAGTTGCGTGCTCCAGGGTGCTGATTCGGTGGGTGAGTTCTATTCCGTGGCCCTCACCAACAACTGCCAGCAGGCCGACACCGGCACCAAGATGGTTCATGTCGGACCGCGCACCCGCTCCACGATTGTGAGCAAGGGCATCAGTGCAGGCCGCTCCAGCAATAGCTACCGCGGTCTTGTGCAGATGGGGCCTAATGCCAAGGGTGCCCGCAACTACAGCCAGTGCGATTCGATGCTGATCGGCGATCAAGCTGCTGCGAACACCTATCCCTACATCCGTTCGCAGCAGCCGCAGGCGGCCATTGAGCACGAGGCCAGCACCTGTCGCATCTCCGAAGACCAGCTTTTCTACCTGCAGAGCCGTGGCATCGGGTTTGAAGAGGCCGTTTCGATGATGGTCAGCGGCTTCTGCCGCGACGTCTTCAATCAGCTGCCGATGGAGTTCGCCGCTGAGGCCGACAAATTGCTGGCCCTCAAACTTGAGGGGTCCGTGGGCTGA